In the Planctomycetaceae bacterium genome, AGATTTATTATCAACGGTACCTATCGTAACGGCGATGAACTCAATCTCCATGCACTCCGAAGAATCTGAGTTTGAATTTAAAGTGCCTGCGATTAACGCAAGGAATTCAATGAATTCCCCTGATGATTTTCAGTTGAATGCCCTGCAGGAACTACAGGATTCCGGGGCCAGTGAGCTGACGGTGAGAAACTCTCAGGACAATACGATCCATTATTTTCGGCCAGTGCATCTCCAGCAATCCTGTCTTATGTGCCACGGAAACCCAACTACATCACAAGAGCTGTGGGGGAACAACGAAGGAGTGGATGTGCTTGGCTATCAAATGGAAGGCTATAAAGAAGGAGACTTCTATGGAGCGTTTGAGATTATTCAATCACTTGACCCAGCCGATGCTGATGCTCGTTCTGCCTTGAGCAATGCCGGGTTACTGGCGATTCCAAGCCTTGCCGTTTGCGCTGTCTTATCTCTGCTTGTTCTGTCGACCGTACGGGATGACATTCGCTGTAATACCGCTGCGATTGGGGAAGAGGTCAGCATCGAAGTTTCGAACAACACTGCAAGTATTGCGTCTGCAATTGAACAACTGTCAGCCAACATCAGTGACATCGCAGGAGGAGCCGCCTCGGCGTCCGGATTTGCACGAAACGTCGTGGAACGGGTTGAAACCACGAATGAAAAAGGCGTCGCACTGCATCAGAACAGCGAAGAAATCGGAAACATTGTTCGACTCATTGAAGGCATCGCAGAACAGACCAATCTGCTGGCTTTGAATGCCACAATTGAAGCGGCCCGTGCGGGCGAGTCGGGGAAAGGTTTTGCCGTTGTCGCAGGTGAAGTCAAAGAGCTCGCACGAGAGACCTCAAAGGCAACGTCGACAATCACTCAAAAAATTTCCTCAATCCAGAACGCCTCCGGGCAGTTGCTTCAGGAGCTTGAGAATGTTCGACAGGTGATACGCCAGATCGACGACTCCCAGAGCGCCATTGCAACAGCTGTACACGAACAGCAGTTCACAACCGAAGAAATTGGTCGCACGATTCATGCCGTACTTGAATCGAGCCGAAGGCTCTCTGATCGCCTGACACGACCAGAAGCCTGATCTGAATTTGAACCGTCCTGAAGAAGTCAGCCTCTACACATCGGCAACCTTTCATTACAGAGATTCGACCGGAGCAAATTTGATGTTCACCCGTCGCCTTTCACTCACCGCCAGAATCTATGTTCTGACAGGTATATTCACGGTTTGCATGGTTGCCAATGCCGCATGGTCTTACAGAACCACCAACAGGATTCGAATTGGCGGTGACGAATATTCCAAAGTGTCAGACATGAAGGACCTTCTGGCAGACATCCTGCCTCCCACTCATTACCTCATTGAAAGCTACGTCGGGGCGTTTGAGCTGCTTCATTCTCTGGAGGACGTCGAATCGGATGACATTCTGAATTCAAAGATCCGAAGAATTGAGGAACTGGAATCGGAGTTTGATGCGCGGAATGATCATTGGCTGGAAACCCTGGCAGAATCGGAAACGCGTGACCTTCTATGTGGGCCAACCACCACGACAGCACGCGAGTTCTATTCAATTTGTCGCTCTTCATTGCTCCC is a window encoding:
- a CDS encoding methyl-accepting chemotaxis protein, translating into MKLITVYLRRLPQSARILIAGTAVPALVMIVMALSYYHHSHSAAVDAYVDRARTICRTGESVRENAEHQWAREVFSRKSLSEWAEAGRQEDLLSTVPIVTAMNSISMHSEESEFEFKVPAINARNSMNSPDDFQLNALQELQDSGASELTVRNSQDNTIHYFRPVHLQQSCLMCHGNPTTSQELWGNNEGVDVLGYQMEGYKEGDFYGAFEIIQSLDPADADARSALSNAGLLAIPSLAVCAVLSLLVLSTVRDDIRCNTAAIGEEVSIEVSNNTASIASAIEQLSANISDIAGGAASASGFARNVVERVETTNEKGVALHQNSEEIGNIVRLIEGIAEQTNLLALNATIEAARAGESGKGFAVVAGEVKELARETSKATSTITQKISSIQNASGQLLQELENVRQVIRQIDDSQSAIATAVHEQQFTTEEIGRTIHAVLESSRRLSDRLTRPEA